A section of the Engystomops pustulosus chromosome 3, aEngPut4.maternal, whole genome shotgun sequence genome encodes:
- the SGK1 gene encoding serine/threonine-protein kinase Sgk1 isoform X3: MTVQSDTAPANTLTYSKMRGMVAILIAFMKQRRMGLNDFIQKISTNSYACKHPEVPNILSISQPQEPELLNGNSSPPPSPSQQINLGPSSNPHAKPSDFQFLKIIGKGSFGKVLLARHNVDEKFYAVKVLQKKAILKKKEEKHIMSERNVLLKNVKHPFLVGLHFSFQTASRLYFVLDYINGGELFYHLQRERCFLEPRARFYAAEIASALGYLHSLNIVYRDLKPENILLDSQGHIVLTDFGLCKENIEPNGTTSTFCGTPEYLAPEVLHKQPYDRTVDWWCLGAVLYEMLYGLPPFYSRNTAEMYDNILNKPLQLKPNITNSARNLLEGLLQKDRTKRLGAKNDFMEIKTHIFFSPINWDDLINKKITPPFNPNVSGPSDLQHFDPEFTEEPVPNSIGQSPDSILITASIKEAADAFMGFSYAPPMESFL; this comes from the exons ATGACTGTACAGTCTGACACCGCACCGGCTAATACTTTAACTTACTCTAAAATGAGGGGCATGGTGGCAATACTGATCG CCTTCATGAAACAGAGAAGAATGGGACTGAATGACTTCATTCAGAAGATCTCCACCAACTCCTATGCCTGCAAGCA TCCTGAGGTTCCAAATATCTTAAGTATTTCACAGCCACAGGAGCCAGAACTACTAAATGGCAATTCCTCCCCTCCG CCCAGTCCATCTCAACAAATCAACCTTGGACCTTCATCCAATCCTCATGCCAAGCCATCTGACTTCCAGTTCCTGAAGATCATTGGGAAGGGTAGCTTCGGAAAAGTGCTACTGGCAAGACACAATGTTGATGAGAAGTTTTATGCAgtcaaagtcctacagaaaaaaGCAATCTTAAAGAAAAAAGAG GAGAAACATATAATGTCGGAGCGTAATGTGCTGCTGAAGAATGTGAAACACCCGTTCTTGGTCGGGCTGCACTTCTCCTTCCAGACGGCCAGCAGATTATACTTTGTTCTGGACTACATCAATGGTGGAGAG CTATTCTACCATCTCCAGAGGGAACGTTGCTTCCTGGAGCCCCGGGCTCGCTTTTATGCTGCTGAGATAGCCAGTGCACTGGGATACTTGCATTCTCTGAACATTGTCTACAG AGACTTGAAGCCTGAAAACATATTACTAGATTCACAGGGTCACATTGTACTTACTGATTTTGGACTTTGCAAGGAGAATATAGAACCCAATGGCACAACTTCTACTTTCTGTGGTACTCCTGAG TACCTTGCACCTGAAGTTCTACACAAACAGCCTTATGATAGGACAGTTGACTGGTGGTGCCTAGGAGCTGTACTCTATGAGATGTTGTATGGCTTG CCACCATTCTACAGCAGAAACACTGCTGAGATGTATGATAACATCTTGAACAAGCCACTACAGCTGAAACCAAACATAACCAATTCAGCCAGAAACCTCCTGGAGGGCCTTCTGCAGAAGGATCGGACTAAGAGACTCGGTGCCAAGAATGACTTT ATGGAGATTAAGACCCACATCTTTTTCTCTCCAATTAACTGGGATGATCTCATCAATAAGAAGATTACTCCTCCTTTTAACCCAAATGTG AGTGGCCCAAGTGATTTGCAACACTTTGATCCTGAATTCACGGAAGAACCGGTTCCAAATTCCATCGGCCAGTCACCTGACAGCATCCTCATCACAGCAAGCATTAAAGAGGCGGCAGATGCTTTTATGGGCTTCTCCTATGCCCCACCTATGGAGTCTTTTCTTTGA
- the SGK1 gene encoding serine/threonine-protein kinase Sgk1 isoform X4 → MRTKTEKSPLKAFMKQRRMGLNDFIQKISTNSYACKHPEVPNILSISQPQEPELLNGNSSPPPSPSQQINLGPSSNPHAKPSDFQFLKIIGKGSFGKVLLARHNVDEKFYAVKVLQKKAILKKKEEKHIMSERNVLLKNVKHPFLVGLHFSFQTASRLYFVLDYINGGELFYHLQRERCFLEPRARFYAAEIASALGYLHSLNIVYRDLKPENILLDSQGHIVLTDFGLCKENIEPNGTTSTFCGTPEYLAPEVLHKQPYDRTVDWWCLGAVLYEMLYGLPPFYSRNTAEMYDNILNKPLQLKPNITNSARNLLEGLLQKDRTKRLGAKNDFMEIKTHIFFSPINWDDLINKKITPPFNPNVSGPSDLQHFDPEFTEEPVPNSIGQSPDSILITASIKEAADAFMGFSYAPPMESFL, encoded by the exons ATGAGAACTAAGACAGAAAAGTCGCCTCTTAAAG CCTTCATGAAACAGAGAAGAATGGGACTGAATGACTTCATTCAGAAGATCTCCACCAACTCCTATGCCTGCAAGCA TCCTGAGGTTCCAAATATCTTAAGTATTTCACAGCCACAGGAGCCAGAACTACTAAATGGCAATTCCTCCCCTCCG CCCAGTCCATCTCAACAAATCAACCTTGGACCTTCATCCAATCCTCATGCCAAGCCATCTGACTTCCAGTTCCTGAAGATCATTGGGAAGGGTAGCTTCGGAAAAGTGCTACTGGCAAGACACAATGTTGATGAGAAGTTTTATGCAgtcaaagtcctacagaaaaaaGCAATCTTAAAGAAAAAAGAG GAGAAACATATAATGTCGGAGCGTAATGTGCTGCTGAAGAATGTGAAACACCCGTTCTTGGTCGGGCTGCACTTCTCCTTCCAGACGGCCAGCAGATTATACTTTGTTCTGGACTACATCAATGGTGGAGAG CTATTCTACCATCTCCAGAGGGAACGTTGCTTCCTGGAGCCCCGGGCTCGCTTTTATGCTGCTGAGATAGCCAGTGCACTGGGATACTTGCATTCTCTGAACATTGTCTACAG AGACTTGAAGCCTGAAAACATATTACTAGATTCACAGGGTCACATTGTACTTACTGATTTTGGACTTTGCAAGGAGAATATAGAACCCAATGGCACAACTTCTACTTTCTGTGGTACTCCTGAG TACCTTGCACCTGAAGTTCTACACAAACAGCCTTATGATAGGACAGTTGACTGGTGGTGCCTAGGAGCTGTACTCTATGAGATGTTGTATGGCTTG CCACCATTCTACAGCAGAAACACTGCTGAGATGTATGATAACATCTTGAACAAGCCACTACAGCTGAAACCAAACATAACCAATTCAGCCAGAAACCTCCTGGAGGGCCTTCTGCAGAAGGATCGGACTAAGAGACTCGGTGCCAAGAATGACTTT ATGGAGATTAAGACCCACATCTTTTTCTCTCCAATTAACTGGGATGATCTCATCAATAAGAAGATTACTCCTCCTTTTAACCCAAATGTG AGTGGCCCAAGTGATTTGCAACACTTTGATCCTGAATTCACGGAAGAACCGGTTCCAAATTCCATCGGCCAGTCACCTGACAGCATCCTCATCACAGCAAGCATTAAAGAGGCGGCAGATGCTTTTATGGGCTTCTCCTATGCCCCACCTATGGAGTCTTTTCTTTGA
- the SGK1 gene encoding serine/threonine-protein kinase Sgk1 isoform X5 yields the protein MKSCKKEALSPTDQKTFCSCNNSAFMKQRRMGLNDFIQKISTNSYACKHPEVPNILSISQPQEPELLNGNSSPPPSPSQQINLGPSSNPHAKPSDFQFLKIIGKGSFGKVLLARHNVDEKFYAVKVLQKKAILKKKEEKHIMSERNVLLKNVKHPFLVGLHFSFQTASRLYFVLDYINGGELFYHLQRERCFLEPRARFYAAEIASALGYLHSLNIVYRDLKPENILLDSQGHIVLTDFGLCKENIEPNGTTSTFCGTPEYLAPEVLHKQPYDRTVDWWCLGAVLYEMLYGLPPFYSRNTAEMYDNILNKPLQLKPNITNSARNLLEGLLQKDRTKRLGAKNDFMEIKTHIFFSPINWDDLINKKITPPFNPNVSGPSDLQHFDPEFTEEPVPNSIGQSPDSILITASIKEAADAFMGFSYAPPMESFL from the exons CCTTCATGAAACAGAGAAGAATGGGACTGAATGACTTCATTCAGAAGATCTCCACCAACTCCTATGCCTGCAAGCA TCCTGAGGTTCCAAATATCTTAAGTATTTCACAGCCACAGGAGCCAGAACTACTAAATGGCAATTCCTCCCCTCCG CCCAGTCCATCTCAACAAATCAACCTTGGACCTTCATCCAATCCTCATGCCAAGCCATCTGACTTCCAGTTCCTGAAGATCATTGGGAAGGGTAGCTTCGGAAAAGTGCTACTGGCAAGACACAATGTTGATGAGAAGTTTTATGCAgtcaaagtcctacagaaaaaaGCAATCTTAAAGAAAAAAGAG GAGAAACATATAATGTCGGAGCGTAATGTGCTGCTGAAGAATGTGAAACACCCGTTCTTGGTCGGGCTGCACTTCTCCTTCCAGACGGCCAGCAGATTATACTTTGTTCTGGACTACATCAATGGTGGAGAG CTATTCTACCATCTCCAGAGGGAACGTTGCTTCCTGGAGCCCCGGGCTCGCTTTTATGCTGCTGAGATAGCCAGTGCACTGGGATACTTGCATTCTCTGAACATTGTCTACAG AGACTTGAAGCCTGAAAACATATTACTAGATTCACAGGGTCACATTGTACTTACTGATTTTGGACTTTGCAAGGAGAATATAGAACCCAATGGCACAACTTCTACTTTCTGTGGTACTCCTGAG TACCTTGCACCTGAAGTTCTACACAAACAGCCTTATGATAGGACAGTTGACTGGTGGTGCCTAGGAGCTGTACTCTATGAGATGTTGTATGGCTTG CCACCATTCTACAGCAGAAACACTGCTGAGATGTATGATAACATCTTGAACAAGCCACTACAGCTGAAACCAAACATAACCAATTCAGCCAGAAACCTCCTGGAGGGCCTTCTGCAGAAGGATCGGACTAAGAGACTCGGTGCCAAGAATGACTTT ATGGAGATTAAGACCCACATCTTTTTCTCTCCAATTAACTGGGATGATCTCATCAATAAGAAGATTACTCCTCCTTTTAACCCAAATGTG AGTGGCCCAAGTGATTTGCAACACTTTGATCCTGAATTCACGGAAGAACCGGTTCCAAATTCCATCGGCCAGTCACCTGACAGCATCCTCATCACAGCAAGCATTAAAGAGGCGGCAGATGCTTTTATGGGCTTCTCCTATGCCCCACCTATGGAGTCTTTTCTTTGA